One window of the Anomaloglossus baeobatrachus isolate aAnoBae1 chromosome 12, aAnoBae1.hap1, whole genome shotgun sequence genome contains the following:
- the GREM1 gene encoding gremlin-1: MNRLLYLLGPMFLLFGLLVPNIEGNKKVRGSQGAIPPPDKGQPNDSEQGQPGNRSRGRGKGQALVGEEVLESSQEALHVTERKYLKRDWCKTQPLKQTIHEEGCNKRTILNRFCYGQCNSFYIPRHIRREEGSFQSCSFCKPKKFTTMVVTLNCPELQPPTKKKRITRVKQCRCISIDLD; this comes from the coding sequence ATGAACCGATTGCTTTATTTACTGGGACCCATGTTCCTTCTCTTTGGCCTTTTGGTACCAAACATTGAAGGAAATAAAAAGGTTCGTGGATCTCAAGGAGCCATTCCTCCACCTGACAAAGGGCAGCCCAATGACTCTGAGCAAGGCCAGCCAGGGAATCGGAGCAGAGGTAGAGGTAAAGGACAAGCGCTGGTAGGCGAGGAGGTGTTGGAGTCCAGTCAGGAGGCACTACATGTTACAGAAAGAAAGTATCTGAAGAGGGACTGGTGTAAGACACAGCCACTCAAGCAAACCATCCATGAGGAAGGATGCAACAAACGCACCATCCTCAACAGGTTCTGTTATGGGCAGTGCAATTCTTTCTACATTCCCCGACATATCCGCAGGGAGGAGGGTTCCTTCCAGTCCTGCTCATTCTGCAAACCTAAAAAATTCACTACCATGGTGGTTACACTCAACTGTCCTGAGCTACAGCCACCTACGAAGAAGAAAAGAATAACCCGTGTCAAGCAGTGTCGCTGTATCTCTATAGATCTGGACTAA